The following proteins are co-located in the Bacteroidota bacterium genome:
- a CDS encoding T9SS type A sorting domain-containing protein, whose amino-acid sequence MRPIFTLFASFLASAAFGQITITQSDMPSQGDTIRVSYASNTANVNHTATGPNFTWNFSALTPNAQQVLEFATPTALPFNFTATYGVLNPSPDSIPFIGAIPTNFVDYYKNGSSGYRQVGSSFDYAPLGNFSIPIIYTSSDYVYRFPMNYNNIDSSDAAYSFQLPGLAYFGQERHRVNRVDGWGTLITPFGTFQTLRVRSVIDAVDTISFDTTGTGFTFPRPQVVEYKWLSQNGKIALLEVEAQVFNNIETVTNVIYRDSLRANVFQVGIVEPGAAGVVTALYPNPAQDELNLFWTQTSQMQTRIEICDLYGRVVWTENAGTLAQGAQSRKLNVATLNSGVYLVRIHSENGSSKAECFVKR is encoded by the coding sequence ATGAGACCCATTTTTACCCTGTTTGCATCGTTCCTTGCTTCCGCTGCGTTCGGACAAATTACCATCACTCAGTCTGATATGCCTTCGCAGGGCGATACGATCAGGGTGAGTTATGCCTCCAATACAGCCAACGTAAATCACACAGCAACCGGCCCCAATTTTACCTGGAATTTTTCGGCGCTCACACCCAATGCGCAGCAGGTTCTTGAGTTTGCTACCCCCACAGCATTGCCATTTAATTTCACCGCAACGTATGGTGTACTCAACCCATCGCCTGATTCGATTCCGTTTATTGGCGCCATTCCCACCAATTTTGTGGATTACTACAAAAACGGTTCAAGCGGTTACCGTCAGGTAGGGTCGAGTTTCGATTATGCGCCTCTTGGTAATTTTTCTATTCCCATTATTTACACCAGTTCGGATTACGTCTATCGTTTTCCCATGAATTATAATAATATCGACAGTTCAGACGCAGCTTATTCCTTTCAGTTGCCCGGGCTGGCTTATTTCGGACAGGAACGCCACCGCGTGAACCGTGTGGATGGCTGGGGAACACTGATCACACCTTTTGGCACCTTTCAAACACTCCGCGTTCGCTCGGTAATTGATGCGGTTGATACAATTTCATTTGATACCACCGGCACCGGATTTACATTTCCCCGTCCGCAAGTAGTTGAATACAAGTGGCTTTCGCAAAATGGTAAAATAGCCCTGCTTGAAGTAGAAGCGCAGGTGTTTAATAATATTGAAACCGTAACCAATGTAATTTACCGCGACAGTCTGCGTGCCAATGTATTTCAGGTTGGTATTGTGGAGCCTGGTGCGGCTGGTGTGGTAACCGCACTGTATCCTAACCCGGCGCAGGATGAACTGAATCTGTTCTGGACACAAACCTCCCAGATGCAGACGCGTATTGAAATCTGTGATTTATACGGACGGGTAGTTTGGACCGAAAACGCAGGTACGCTGGCTCAGGGCGCTCAGAGCCGAAAACTCAATGTAGCAACACTTAATTCGGGCGTTTACCTTGTGCGTATTCATTCTGAAAACGGCTCATCAAAGGCCGAATGTTTCGTGAAGAGATAA
- a CDS encoding carboxypeptidase-like regulatory domain-containing protein: MYLLLAGALSSLHAQQVGAKAQTKADSVRTIIQLSGMMVDADSLQPLPFVAVVIKNSTRGVYSTPNGYYSLVVQERDTIEYFALGYKRGVFIVPDTFSRPGTVTHVQALRADTMLMKEQVIYPWPTKDQFKTAFLSLEVPDDDLERARQNLDARTMAAAAEIVRNDATMSYKYQMQQQVNKNYYAGQAVPNNLLNPVAWAKFIQAARNGAFRNNQ; encoded by the coding sequence ATGTATTTACTGCTTGCCGGTGCGCTGTCTTCGCTGCATGCCCAGCAGGTGGGTGCCAAAGCTCAAACCAAAGCCGATTCGGTGCGCACAATTATCCAGCTCAGCGGCATGATGGTTGATGCCGACAGTTTGCAGCCCTTACCGTTTGTGGCGGTAGTAATAAAAAACTCAACCCGCGGTGTGTACAGTACGCCTAATGGCTATTATTCATTAGTGGTACAGGAACGCGACACCATCGAATATTTTGCACTTGGCTACAAACGCGGCGTTTTTATTGTGCCCGATACATTTTCGCGCCCCGGCACCGTTACACATGTACAGGCTTTGCGTGCCGATACCATGCTGATGAAAGAGCAGGTTATTTATCCATGGCCCACAAAAGACCAGTTTAAAACGGCTTTTTTATCGCTCGAAGTGCCCGATGATGACCTGGAGCGCGCACGGCAAAACCTTGATGCCCGCACAATGGCTGCAGCAGCCGAAATTGTACGAAACGATGCTACCATGTCGTATAAATATCAGATGCAGCAGCAGGTGAACAAAAATTATTATGCCGGACAGGCAGTGCCCAATAACCTGCTGAACCCGGTAGCCTGGGCCAAATTTATTCAGGCTGCCCGCAACGGTGCATTCAGAAATAACCAATAA